The DNA segment GCCCAAGCTGCCGCCAAAGGCGGTTCTCCCCTGCCTGGAGCAGGCGAAATACTGCCCTCGCCTCCCCGAAATGCGGCAAGAACCGGCCATATTGCTTCCGGAGCTCCCCGAACCAGGCTTCTCAAGTCACATCACCAGCGAAAACGACCGATTTGGCGCCATCAGGGAGGTGGGTGTCCTCGTGTGTTGCGTCTCAAGTCACATCACCAGCGAAACGACCGATATGGAGCCTGCCGGGAGGTGGGTGTCCTCGTCGGTTTTCGTCCTTGTGTTTCTCACCTACATTTTGCATGCTAAGCGTTTTGGCCTATTCTGACATGTATCCGTTGGCATCCCTCTTCACGTTCTGAATACACGATCATACCCTTCAGTTTGGCCAAGCCCTCAAGGAGCTGAGCAATGGACGAAGCCAATCCCAACAACAGCCATTTCTACCGAAAAACCATCCGAATCGCTGACTTGGAGCTTGACCCGGAAAATCCGCGAATAAGCTTACGCCCAGGAGAGGACGAACGCCGCTGTATAGAACGATTAGCACACACTGAAGGTCCTGCGCTATTAGCACTTTGTCGAGATATCGCTGAAAATGGCCTAGGGATTGACCCTATAGTAGTAAGTCGCGACAACGATCAGTGGCTCGTACGAGATGGGAACCGGCGCGTAACTGCATTGAAGTTACTTAACAACCCAGATCAATCACCACCTGAGCTAGCGACACAAGTTCGCCGGGCCAGAGATTCAATCACGGAGATACCAAAAGAGATTCAGTGCGATATAAGCGAAAATGAAGATGCCATTATTGAACATATAAGCAGACAACATCGTGGTGCTGGGAGCGGTGAAGGACTCCGCCAATGGGAAGCCGTCGAACGCGCACTCTTCGAGCTCAGATATGACTTACGAAGCCAAGACGCCCTTTCAGCAAAAGTCCTGCGCTATGCGAGCGAGCACGAACTTACCGCAATCCCCTCTAATTTCCCCATCACAACATTAACGCGATTCCTGACGAGAGAACGATTGGCGAAAATCGGTTTCAAGAATATCGACAGCCACCCTCCCGTACTTAATCAGTCACGCGATACCGTTCATCAACGCATTAGAAAGATTATTTCTGATCTTTCAACTGGGCGAGTAAACGTTACAAGAAACACAGATAGTGATAGCGACTCATTTTCAATGATGCACACGCAAGACCAGACTAAGTATCTCGAAGAATTACTTAGCATTGGATCTCCGGAACTCTCTGGCCAGACTGAAGACCCTGAAACATTAGACAACCCCCAACAACGCACAGATAAAACCGGTGCTGAAGACTCGTCAAACTCCCATTCCAATACTGATACCGGATCCAACAAGCCGCCCACCGGAACAAGAAAGTCAAGCTGGGAGCGCAATCACATCACCAAACCGATAAGACACTACGGACTCCCCGAGATACCTAGAGAGCACCAGAAAGCACGAGACGTGCAAGCTGAACTAACCAAGATTAATTTAAAACACACGCCTATGGCGGCCGCAGTGTTAGTTCGATTGCTAATTGAACTTACTGTTGAGCACTATGTACAAACTAACAACCTTGGTGGTGCCGCAAAAAAGGAAGCTGGGAATGGAAAAGTTGGCCTGGGGCATCGACTAATCGCATCGGCTAAGCATATGAATAAAAACAACATTCTCGACCGGGAAAAAACGGATCTCACCATCCAGCAAGCCAACAAAGAACAAATGTCGCTGCATACCCTGAACAAAGTTGTTCATAGCGAATATTTCTTTGAGGGTAAGGAGTCTCTCAATAAGTTCTGGGATAACCTTAGGCCTTTCTTGCGGGAATGCTGGAAGGCTAGCGCTTAGAATAAGGTGGTGGATCAAGGTCTAGGCCTTTTGTATAAATTAATTCTGTTGCATGACGTCTAGAACTATTATTAGCGGTGTAATATATACTAAAACGACCGCCCTTGGCCCAATGATACAGATCTTCAATCTCTGGAGTGTCATCATATGTCACTACCCACGGATACTCTATATGCTTAACAAATTCCGCTATTGATTCGTGATCACCGTGCTGATAGGCATTACGATACAGACCCCCACCTTTCGAAAAATACGGCGGGTCTAGGTATACGAGTCCAGGGTCGCTATTCGCGGCCGGCAACTGAGTAAGGAAATCAAGAGCATCTAAATTAAAGAGGCATATCCTATTGCTATATCGGCTCACAAGTTCAATTCGCTCAGAAATCGTCTTTTTGTTGAAACGTGCATCTATCTTCCACATCCCCGCTTGAGATCGGCCACCAACGACCCCTCCCGACAGTATCCCGGATCTACTTGTTCGGTTTACATACAAAGCGGCAAATCCGACATCAACCGTGGAATGCCTTTCTATCGAGTTAAGCACACCAACTTGCTTGTCGCGCTCCTCAACAGTTATAGGCGCCTGCCACAATAGACTAATCAACTCATCAGGAAAATTAAGAACCGATTCCCAGAATGCGTATACTGCCGGATCGATATCATTTATGTACACCTTCCTCACATATCCACCAAGCAAAAGATGCAAGGCTACTCCAGCACCACCAACATAAGGCTCTGCGTACCATCCACCGGAAAGGTCATTTGCACGCATGATTTCTGCCATCCATGCGCCAAGGCGACCCTTCCCCCCTGGATATCGGAGCGGACTATAGAATGGCATAAACTCTCATCATCCTATGATTTTAGGGACACCGAACGGCGTTAGGCCGCCGTACAATTTCTAAGACAATATTACCAGAAGCGATCAATACATATCAGGTGCCGTAACGTCGAGAACAAATAGGACGAAGCAGAAAGTTTAGCGGGTTATAACAACTCGGAGCGGCAGGTGTACTTGTACGTTAATCGCTAGCAATTGATGTTCTAATGCAACATTTTCGATTTTTCTTCTTTCATTTCTTCCCAAGGGATATTATGTAACTCTTCAGAATCATCAGCCACGATGTCCTCCACACACAGAGCCGCAAACCAATGAGGCAAAACTCTGCCTTTCGCGTAATCCCGTCTTAACTTCTTCGTTACTCGGAAATGCTCAATTGTATGCAATTTCTGCTTCCCACCCCACTTGGCGACATGCCCAAGCTCATTTAACATTACTGGGTCAGATATCGATTCAAGATAATCGGCTAGAATCTCCCCATAGCTGCCTCCACCATGTAGACGCGGTTGGATCAGCGCAGTAAGCACATCGCCCTTAACTACTCCAGCCCTATCTCGAATAGGATTTGGTATCTGGTCAACTCTCGTATGCAACTCATCCAGCATAGCACTCTGTTGTTCGAGCAAGGCCATCAAACTATCGACCTGCTTTTGACGGTTGTCACGAACGAGCCACCAAAGGATCATTATCCCTGGCGCCAATATCAGAATCACAAGTGTTGCCACAGTGGTGTACATAGTCACTACTACTCAATTTTGTCCAATATCTTCTTCAAAAGATCCGTATTGCTTTTGTTAACCTCTACAAGCTGATTTTTTACAAGCAACAACTCCGGGGAGCCACCTCGAAAGTCTCTAATAAGATCCCTTAATAGGCCTACAAAAGTGTTAACAACCACCGTAAGAGAGACAGTAACCCCACCAAGTTGTATCAAGCTCGCCGTTTCCACAGAAAACACCTCTCTCGGTTACTTAGATGGTGAACCTAGATGCAAGAGTTGCGTTTCGGCACGGGCGATCTTATCCTTCAGCTGCTTGAGCTCTTTCCTCGTCAACGCGAACGTGACCGATGATTTCTCGCGCTCTGACGTGATGTACTCTAGACTCATCAAAAAACCCGCAACCATACGATTATCGTTTTCTGAAACCGGAACAAACATTGGTCGTAAATCAGAAGAGAGATATGCGGCGCCAAAATCGAGCGCGCGCACATCGAGAGCATCTTGTTTTTCTTCTTCCGAAAGACAGAAGAATTTCCGGAGCTCGTCATGATCCTCGATATCTTCTTCGAGCAAAGCCCCTATTTCACTCACGACCTCACTTGGATCATGCTCTTCCTTCGTCAGGCGAGATAAAATCAAATTCGCGATCATATAAATGCTGAACACTTCAGCATCATCCATTTGATACTTGCTAGCTAACTCTTCCAACCGCGTCCCAGAAGGCTTACGCGGCTGCGCAATATCATTGCCCCGTAGCTCCCAAAGAAGCTCAACTGGTGCTTCCTTGAAGCGCTGGAGATCTTTCAGAAACGACTCATCCGACCTTAATGGCTCAGGAATCAAATGATCTTCTCGCGTTGTCAACAGCTTCGCTCCTTCTAACCTCTATTGCGTAATCTACGCGGATATCGACAGAACTTTTCCGTGCACAGCCCAAGGTGGCCCACCTGACTCCGGAGATTACCCAAATTCAGGTCGGCGACCTAGTCAGGTTCTTGCAGTAGGCAAATAATACTCCAAGACTATCGCCAAGCACTGCAAGCTTACAATACTTATACATTCTATATTAGACACCCCAAATAACCAACCTCTATAGAAAGCGCTTTTTCCTGTTAGAACAGATAGTTATACGAGCTTAGTCGCTTCCAATATGTATTCTCTGCTTTATCAGTCATTGCCCCACTCCCTCGGAATTCGACCGCCCAGCCGCAGTAATATCGAACTAAGCAAAACCGCCTCACAGACCATTGCCATAGTCTAGTGCCCAACTTCCATTGCAACTCCCAACCCGGACCTGCACGAGAGCTGGATCTCTTCCTCTAGACCGCAAGTTCCTCCGCGGCTATCTGGCTATCAAGGTGCATGTCCTCATTCGTTTAGTGTGGTGACTCTCCGTACCCACAGTCACTCTAAGGACCAAACTCATTGGCGGAGTGAGCCGTCCCCCTTATCCCACGCGCAAAAGCTTCCGCTGCTCCCACTGTTGGCTGCAAAGCCTCGCTAGGCAATAGCAATACGGCTATCAAGGAAGCCTCTTGAGATCGTAAAGCAGAGCCACCTCTGGGTGCACCTGCCGTGTTGTCTCTCCTAACTCGATTCGCCGCTCAACAGCATACGCGGTAACACTTGCGGTAACAGCCAACCCACCCGC comes from the Natronospira proteinivora genome and includes:
- a CDS encoding ParB/Srx family N-terminal domain-containing protein → MDEANPNNSHFYRKTIRIADLELDPENPRISLRPGEDERRCIERLAHTEGPALLALCRDIAENGLGIDPIVVSRDNDQWLVRDGNRRVTALKLLNNPDQSPPELATQVRRARDSITEIPKEIQCDISENEDAIIEHISRQHRGAGSGEGLRQWEAVERALFELRYDLRSQDALSAKVLRYASEHELTAIPSNFPITTLTRFLTRERLAKIGFKNIDSHPPVLNQSRDTVHQRIRKIISDLSTGRVNVTRNTDSDSDSFSMMHTQDQTKYLEELLSIGSPELSGQTEDPETLDNPQQRTDKTGAEDSSNSHSNTDTGSNKPPTGTRKSSWERNHITKPIRHYGLPEIPREHQKARDVQAELTKINLKHTPMAAAVLVRLLIELTVEHYVQTNNLGGAAKKEAGNGKVGLGHRLIASAKHMNKNNILDREKTDLTIQQANKEQMSLHTLNKVVHSEYFFEGKESLNKFWDNLRPFLRECWKASA
- a CDS encoding DNA adenine methylase, with amino-acid sequence MPFYSPLRYPGGKGRLGAWMAEIMRANDLSGGWYAEPYVGGAGVALHLLLGGYVRKVYINDIDPAVYAFWESVLNFPDELISLLWQAPITVEERDKQVGVLNSIERHSTVDVGFAALYVNRTSRSGILSGGVVGGRSQAGMWKIDARFNKKTISERIELVSRYSNRICLFNLDALDFLTQLPAANSDPGLVYLDPPYFSKGGGLYRNAYQHGDHESIAEFVKHIEYPWVVTYDDTPEIEDLYHWAKGGRFSIYYTANNSSRRHATELIYTKGLDLDPPPYSKR